The nucleotide window CTCGGATGCATGCCGTCCCCGGAAGCGAACGGGCATCCCGACATCTCAGGGACTGGGGCGGGATATGAGATGAGTGCGACCCTACCCGTCTCCGCTGAACCGGTGACGGTGTGGGACATCGATCTCACGCCCGCCGTCGCTCACCGTACCGACTGCCTCGCCCTCCTCTCCGATGACGAAATCGCGCGCACCGCCCGCTTCGTCCGCGACGAGGATCGTCTTCGCTACGCGGCGAGCCATGCCTCCCTGCGCATCGTTCTCGGGCGTTACATCGGTGCCGACCCGCGAGAACTCACCTTCGCCACCGAAGCCTCCGGCAAGCCGTATCTCGCGGGCGCCGTGGCAGGCTCGTGCCGCTTCAGCCTGTCCCATTCGGGCACCCGTGCCCTGATCGGACTTTCCCCATCGACGGACATCGGCGTCGACGTCGAGGAGATGCGTTCGATGCCCGATCTGCTTCGCATCGCCCGCGCCCATTTCGCCGCCACCGAGATCGCCGCGCTCGAAGCTCTCGGCCCCAGCGACAGGAGGGACGCGTTCTTCGCCTGCTGGACACGCAAGGAGGCCGTGGCGAAGGCGACCGGACAGGGCCTGTCGCTGCGCCTCGACAGCTTCGCCGTCTCCGTCTCGCCGGCAAAGGCAGCGCTACTCGCGATGCCGGGCGGAACGACGGACTGGAGCCTGCATGCCGTCCCGACCGTGCCGGGCTATGCCGCCGCAATCGCCGTCGCGGCGGCCAATGCCGGCTTCGTCCGGCATGTTCTCCCGCCCGACTGGCCCGCGGGATCGAAATGAGGGTCACGATGGTGCTTGCGGCTCCGCGCCGGCGTCGCTATACGTCCGCTCGCCGGTGGAAACGCCGGCCGTCGGAGTGTAGCGCAGTCTGGTAGCGCACCACGTTCGGGACGTGGGGGTCGCAGGTTCAAATCCTGCCACTCCGACCAACATTTAGCTAGGTTTCTGATGGCTGCCCCGACAGCTATCCCGACAGAAACCCTGCAACTCAGCCCACCGCGAGCTAAACGCAAGCCGTAGCTACGACGCCTGTGCGTCGCAGCATGGGGAGGATTGCCCTTCGACTAGGAGCGTCACGACGACGCTTGGGGCATGCCAGGATCGAAAAGTGCGTTAAAGTCGTAAAATGTCGAGGCTGACCTCGCCTTGGGGCGCCTGGGCGACCGTGGCGTGATGAGGTCTGCTACACGATAGTTCGACCTCTCTGGTAGTCCAAGCTGAAGCGATTGGCGAACAGCCCAACGAATGAGCGTGGGCCATTTATTGCGGAACAGGCCACTTTCTTATTGCCCGCTCTCGACAGGAATTCGCAAAGCGCCCTGACGCGATGAAAGCCGGGAGCGTGGCAGCCAACGATGTAGCTCGGAAGCTGCGTATTGATCTCGTTGAGCAGAGTGACGCATGACCCCACCGATCTCCGCGCCACAGCCGTCCGCCTCGCAACGATGACCGAGAGGGGCGCCTACTTCCCGCAGGATCAGGTCGGGCTTTACGCTGAGGGGTTGCTAGCCCTGGCGGAGAGGCGGGAGAAGGCGGGGCAGTGAAGCGTCTCAATCCGAACTCAACTTACTCAGAGGCTAAGCCGTGGTCCCGATTAGCCCACGACGTCGAGTGCCGTACTCGCGAAACTTAACGGCCGCCTGCTTCGTACGCGGGGCATGGCGAAGCCCGACCCTTCTCGAACCAATTCCGCATCCGTGAAGCCGGATACCCTCGATGACCTATCAAAGGGGGAATTTGTGAAGGGCTGGAAGGCCATTGTCGGAGAACCGCCGGCCATCATGCTCGATAGCCGCACCGATATGGTGAGAGCGCTGGTGGAGAGCGTGCCGGTTGCGACGCCAGACCTCATCAGCTCATCCGCGAAAAATGGTCCAAAAATCAAGAAGCTGGAGCCATAACGAAGCTGACTGGGGGGCACGATCACGTGCGTGAGCTGTACGCCAGTTCCAACGGGGACCGATGGCACCTCATCATCGAAGAGAGTACAGGGCACACCTTCGTGCGGCATAACGCCAATGAAGCCTCCGGTGGCAACATCGTGGACATGGCCCTCCCGATCTTTCTTAGCCTCGACAGTGGCGGGCCAGAACACCAAGCGCTTTGGGCCATGATCCGCACGCTTGTCAGCACCGCCGGCAACGGCCATCGTTGAGACTATCGCCGAGCTGTATCGGCGTTGCCTCTTCATCTGATCGACCGCCGCTCCGATACGTGCGCTTTTTGACGCTCCGCATAATGCCGCTCAAGCTCTCGCTTAAAAGGACTCACTGTGAACGTGCTCAAAGCGATCTCGGCCGGAATTGAAACTTGGCTCGATCAGACCATAGCCAGCGCCGAGAAAAGGGAAGCGGATATAGCCCTCCGCAGAGCCGAGTATCTTGAAATGGTGCGCCAACACAGAGCGCCAATGGGTGCGGCCAGTGAACCGACCGTGCATCCCGACAGGCAGGATCACAACGCTAAGTGATGCAAGCGAAGCTCGGATGGTTGGTCGATTCCCTCTTCGCCTACACGGGAGCAGTGGGGAGTGGCGTAATCTTAACACACCGTTGCCAACCGGCCGGGACGTGAACCGATCATTAACCACAGTCTCCCACTGATGCAGTCGGCTCAACCCGCAGGTACCAGTGTGTTTCAGGCTCGCTCGATTGGCATCGAGGATTTCGACCACGGATGCCCGGTCTCGGAAGATCAACTCGGCAGGATCTATCGGGCCAACGTAGGCACTCTTCCTTCTCTGTTGACCGGCATTCCTGAACGTACCAGGGCCCGATTGGCCACCTTCCTCTACGCGCGGACCCATACCCGAGAGCTTGGGACACGCGTCGCGGCTACCTGCGATCGGACAACCCTACAGCAGGTTGCTGGCGATCTCGGGGAGGCGATCCATCGGCAGTCGCGTCAAGGGTACCGGGAGGGCGCCTATGGCAACGTACATCGCGGTTCGCGAAGCGGCGTCACCCTAGCCGGATCACGGATGACAGCCGATCAGCATCTCTGAGCCCAACGCGATAAGCCGAAAGGAGCCGTGCCGATCTGGTCGGTGAGGCGGTAGCCGATCCTGGAGCCGGCCCTATGTCCTCGCGGTCACCGCTAGGAACGAGCATGAGCACAGATCGCGCCGATGGCTACCATGAGGCCCTGTCGAACGTCAGAAACACGATCCAGCGCCGGGTGAATGAGGCGGACGTGTCGAACGACGGCAAGCTGGAACTGCTGGGCCTGCTATCGATGCTGGACGACATGCTGAACTCTGGGCGGCCGGCGCAGGACGCCGATAGATCAGCGCCGGTGCCGTTGAGTGGCAGCTTCTGACGCCGACGAAGAGCCGGCCTGGCGCGATCTCCTAACCTCGGAGTACGGCCCGAAGGTCTTCCCCGACGACATCGGAGGATCGGCTTGGCTCTCCTCGTCGGAGTGCCTGCGCGCTTTGCTTCAGCGCCAGCACAATGGCGAGTTCAAGCTGCGCTTGGTCCTGCGGGAAGAAGTGGATTTTCGGCGCGGACCGAGCCGCGACCCCAACTGGAAGGGCGACTACTATTGGGGGCCGGACCTCGCCCTGTGCTGCGCTGAGGTCTGGGTCGAGCGGAAAGACGGCCCGCGGAAAAGGGTCGATACGATGGTGACGCGGCCGAAGGTTTGGTGACCTGCCAAGGCGGACCCAGGCTCGCCGTCTATGGATCTGCCCCACGGTGCTGGTTTAATTGAAAGCGCCCCTCCCCGCCCGGTCTAAGCCGGGCGGGTATGACCACGTCTTCAGGCCGCTATCGCCCAAACGAAAGTCATTATTTGGGCTTGGCGCCAGGCCCCCATCCCTTCGCTTTGATGATCTGCACGATCTTTGTCTGCATCTCGGGCATCAGGCCCTGCATCCACTGCGTCGTGCCGGCCATCTGAGCCTGTACGAGCTGAGGTTGTGCCGCGGCAAGGCGGCGACCAGCCGGAGAGGCATAGAACGTTCCCACCGCCTGCAGATCCTCTTTGCTCAGGACGGCTGCGAAGCTGCGTGCCTGGATATCGAGGAGCTCGTCGTAATGGGCCGTCAACAATGGAAGCACAGCCTCTTGAACGATGACCTGCGCCTGGTCAGCCTCCTTGATTCCCATCTGCTGCATCA belongs to Methylobacterium sp. 77 and includes:
- a CDS encoding 4'-phosphopantetheinyl transferase superfamily protein, yielding MSATLPVSAEPVTVWDIDLTPAVAHRTDCLALLSDDEIARTARFVRDEDRLRYAASHASLRIVLGRYIGADPRELTFATEASGKPYLAGAVAGSCRFSLSHSGTRALIGLSPSTDIGVDVEEMRSMPDLLRIARAHFAATEIAALEALGPSDRRDAFFACWTRKEAVAKATGQGLSLRLDSFAVSVSPAKAALLAMPGGTTDWSLHAVPTVPGYAAAIAVAAANAGFVRHVLPPDWPAGSK
- a CDS encoding DUF2059 domain-containing protein; this encodes MPYIGISMNGGNLLLNRIGRLTPLIAGLSLCIPLASEALAQAAAPAAKPATTAVQDPATLKVAREVVAQMQGDRATTLSSMAAPMAGMMQQMGIKEADQAQVIVQEAVLPLLTAHYDELLDIQARSFAAVLSKEDLQAVGTFYASPAGRRLAAAQPQLVQAQMAGTTQWMQGLMPEMQTKIVQIIKAKGWGPGAKPK